From one Miscanthus floridulus cultivar M001 unplaced genomic scaffold, ASM1932011v1 os_2000, whole genome shotgun sequence genomic stretch:
- the LOC136534495 gene encoding U1 small nuclear ribonucleoprotein C-like, whose amino-acid sequence MAHSALDPSQVPTLTQVRSTPTSSSDIPVAPRRQSASQAQMEAKMEERIATLHAQMMAQQMAYQQSLQQHYNTQMQNMASFFQSMQTPGASTPPPLPMFAPPPPPPEFFPVPAPVAPGGTPVQSAGSNPSPGGPGHQMMSYPPPAPYPSYPPPRGPPPTYSWPPVRGGWQYAQAPQFGPRGFPWANPGGSGGGADDEIGDGATS is encoded by the exons ATGGCCCACAGCGCCCTCGACCCGTCCCAGGTTCCTACGCTGACCCAGGTTCGATCCACGCCCACGAGCTCCAGCGACATCCCCGTAGCGCCCCGGCGGCAGTCAGCGTCACAG gcccagatggaggccaagatggaggagaggatcgccacgttgcatgcgcagatgatggcgcaacagatggcttaccagcaaagcctgcagcagcactacaacactcagatgcagaacatggccagcttcttccagtccatgcagacgcccggggcgtctacaccgcctcctcttccaatgttcgctccaccgcctcctcctccagagttttttcctgtgcctgctcctgtcgctcctggagggaccccg gtacagtcggcgggttcgaacccgtctcCTGGAGGTCCCGGCCATCAGATGATGTCGTATCCACCACCTGCACCCTATCCATCGTATCCACCTCCACGTGGCCCTCCTCCGACGTACTCGTGGCCGCCGGTGCGCGGAGGGTGGCAGTACGCGCAGGCGCCTCAGTTTGGTCCAAGGGGGTTTCCGTGGGCAAACCCTGGGGGCTCTGGGGGCGGAGCGGACGACGAGATCGGGGACGGCGCGACGAGCTAG